A part of Paenibacillus donghaensis genomic DNA contains:
- a CDS encoding ABC transporter substrate-binding protein yields the protein MWHKSTKKSSFLIVTMLMLLLTACGADNSKNSTATGSAAGNSAGTEPEALKKVVLRLKWVHQAQFAGFYSAVEQGFYKEAGLDVEIRPGGSDFPAVQMVASGSEEFGVTGADQIISGREKGVPVTAVATLYRQTPFVLFSLKSSGITTMKDLEGQQVGVKLGGNEELTYRAMVESAGIDASTIKEMPVKFDLSPLLSGQVKVWPGYVINEVLAVEETGEEVNIIKPADSGINFYADTLFTTQELIDKDPELVRSFVQASMKGWAYAVENPEEAAEFGLKYGDSLKLEHEVNMMKASIPMLQPESPPLGKMDLEAWSTLQQSLLDLDFLKKEQDLSTLFTNEFLE from the coding sequence ATGTGGCACAAATCAACCAAGAAATCATCGTTCCTGATCGTAACCATGCTTATGCTTCTCTTAACCGCATGCGGTGCGGACAATAGCAAGAACTCAACTGCGACGGGATCTGCCGCCGGCAATTCAGCGGGAACGGAACCTGAGGCCCTGAAAAAAGTGGTGTTGCGGCTAAAATGGGTGCATCAAGCCCAATTTGCCGGATTCTATTCAGCGGTCGAGCAAGGGTTCTATAAAGAAGCGGGTTTAGATGTAGAAATTAGGCCGGGCGGTTCAGACTTCCCAGCAGTCCAAATGGTAGCTTCCGGCAGCGAGGAATTCGGAGTCACCGGGGCTGACCAGATTATATCAGGCCGTGAAAAGGGAGTGCCCGTTACCGCTGTAGCTACTCTTTACCGCCAGACTCCGTTTGTGCTCTTCAGCTTGAAATCGTCGGGTATCACTACAATGAAGGATCTTGAGGGCCAACAGGTAGGCGTGAAATTAGGCGGCAATGAGGAGCTTACTTACCGAGCTATGGTCGAGAGTGCCGGAATCGATGCTTCAACCATTAAGGAAATGCCTGTTAAATTCGATCTGAGTCCCTTGTTAAGCGGTCAAGTGAAGGTATGGCCTGGATATGTAATTAATGAGGTGCTGGCTGTTGAAGAGACGGGGGAAGAAGTTAATATTATCAAACCTGCAGACAGTGGTATTAACTTTTATGCAGATACTCTATTTACCACACAGGAACTAATTGATAAAGATCCGGAGCTGGTTAGAAGCTTTGTGCAGGCATCCATGAAGGGGTGGGCGTACGCTGTGGAGAACCCGGAGGAAGCTGCTGAGTTCGGATTGAAATATGGAGACTCTCTGAAGCTTGAACATGAAGTCAATATGATGAAAGCCAGTATTCCTATGCTGCAGCCTGAGAGTCCCCCGCTTGGGAAGATGGATCTCGAGGCCTGGAGCACGCTGCAGCAAAGTCTGCTGGATTTAGATTTCCTGAAGAAGGAGCAAGACTTGAGTACATTATTTACCAATGAATTTCTGGAGTAG
- a CDS encoding cysteine hydrolase family protein — MQIEAIPYRWPYDGVIDPRKTALLIIDMQIDFCGKGGYVEQMGYDLSLTSQAIGPIQTLLERIRQIEGFTVIHTREGHKPDLSDLPPNKKWRSKQVGAEIGSLGPAGRILVRGEPGWAIIEELTPIEGEPVIDKPGKGSFYATDLDLILKNKGITHLILTGITTDVCVHTTMREANDRGYECLILEDCTGATDKGNHLAALKMVTMQGGVFGSVSSSEQVLKALQPL; from the coding sequence CCCTTATCGATGGCCCTACGACGGCGTCATTGACCCCAGGAAGACGGCGCTCCTGATTATTGATATGCAGATTGATTTTTGCGGAAAAGGCGGTTATGTCGAACAAATGGGTTATGACTTGTCATTAACCAGTCAAGCTATAGGGCCTATCCAAACTCTTCTGGAGCGTATCCGGCAGATCGAGGGTTTTACAGTTATTCACACAAGAGAAGGGCATAAGCCGGATCTCTCCGACTTGCCTCCTAATAAGAAATGGCGCAGTAAGCAGGTCGGGGCAGAGATCGGTTCCTTGGGTCCTGCGGGCCGGATTCTGGTGAGAGGTGAACCGGGCTGGGCCATTATTGAAGAGCTGACTCCTATTGAGGGGGAGCCTGTTATTGATAAACCGGGAAAGGGCAGCTTCTATGCTACGGATCTGGACCTCATTCTGAAGAATAAAGGAATCACCCATCTAATTCTGACAGGGATTACTACCGATGTATGCGTGCATACCACCATGCGGGAAGCGAACGACAGAGGATACGAATGTTTGATACTGGAGGATTGTACAGGTGCGACAGATAAGGGCAACCACTTGGCAGCCCTGAAGATGGTGACCATGCAAGGCGGCGTATTCGGCAGTGTCAGCAGCTCGGAACAGGTTCTGAAGGCTCTACAACCGCTCTAA